A genomic segment from Pectinophora gossypiella chromosome 3, ilPecGoss1.1, whole genome shotgun sequence encodes:
- the LOC126382171 gene encoding NADH dehydrogenase [ubiquinone] 1 alpha subcomplex subunit 2: MSVKLGGALKELRIHLCQTSRQSIGVRQFIQKHYISLKKDNPGFPILIRECCGIQPRIWARYERGVERTAPLTDLKEGDILNVVKQLAK, from the exons ATGTCCGTTAAGTTAGGCGGCGCTCTTAAGGAGTTGAGGATTCATCTCTGCCAGACCAGCAGGCAATCCATAGGCGTAAG GCAGTTTATTCAGAAACACTATATAAGCTTGAAGAAGGACAACCCAGGGTTCCCCATCTTGATTAGAGAATGTTGTGGTATTCAACCTCGGATTTGGGCGCGATATG AGCGCGGTGTAGAACGCACCGCCCCCCTCACCGATCTCAAAGAGGGAGATATCCTGAATGTCGTCAAACAACTTGCAAAGTAA